The following coding sequences lie in one Paenibacillus durus ATCC 35681 genomic window:
- the udk gene encoding uridine kinase — protein sequence MLIIGIAGGTGSGKTTVARSVIDRLGPGKVTFISQDNYYKDHSHLSLAEREAINYDHPFAFDNELLIEHLKLLRTGQPAQAPVYDFTVHTRSTEQTVELLPNNIIIIEGLHVLSDENLRALLDIKVFVDTDPDVRILRRVLRDIEERGRTIQSIHQQYLTTVKPMHEAFIEPSKKYADLIIPEGGENEVGIQLLSVLTEKYLTGANWTGA from the coding sequence ATGCTTATTATAGGAATTGCTGGCGGAACAGGCTCCGGCAAAACAACGGTGGCCCGCTCCGTTATCGACCGTCTCGGTCCGGGTAAAGTCACTTTTATTTCTCAGGACAATTATTATAAAGACCATTCGCATCTCAGCCTTGCCGAGCGCGAGGCGATCAATTATGACCATCCGTTCGCCTTCGATAACGAGCTCTTAATCGAGCATCTGAAGCTGCTGAGAACGGGGCAGCCCGCTCAGGCGCCGGTGTACGATTTTACAGTTCACACCCGCTCCACGGAACAGACGGTAGAGCTGCTGCCGAACAATATCATCATTATCGAAGGGCTGCATGTGCTGTCCGACGAGAACCTGCGCGCGCTGCTCGATATCAAAGTGTTCGTCGACACCGATCCCGATGTCCGCATTCTGCGCCGGGTCCTGCGGGATATCGAGGAACGCGGCCGCACCATCCAGTCCATTCATCAGCAGTATTTAACGACGGTCAAACCGATGCATGAAGCGTTTATCGAGCCGTCCAAGAAATACGCCGACCTGATTATTCCCGAAGGCGGGGAGAACGAGGTTGGGATTCAGCTGCTGTCCGTCCTGACCGAAAAATATTTGACCGGCGCCAACTGGACCGGCGCCTAG
- a CDS encoding DsrE family protein codes for MNQKIIFLTTDSMGNGDTRLGEQLLETYFTLLKQQEQLPAAVFCINRGVLALTGKSMASLHLKELADRGVSVLACATCVNYYGVGDQLYAGEVSSMGHFIELSAQYEVITVS; via the coding sequence ATGAATCAGAAAATAATTTTTCTTACGACAGACAGCATGGGCAACGGGGATACCCGGCTTGGAGAACAGCTTCTTGAAACCTACTTTACGCTTCTGAAGCAGCAAGAGCAGCTTCCGGCGGCGGTGTTCTGCATCAATCGGGGCGTGCTCGCGCTCACGGGCAAATCGATGGCTTCCCTTCATTTAAAGGAGCTAGCCGATCGTGGGGTTTCCGTATTGGCCTGCGCCACTTGCGTGAACTACTACGGAGTGGGCGATCAGCTGTATGCGGGAGAAGTATCGAGCATGGGACATTTTATCGAGCTGTCAGCGCAGTATGAAGTGATCACGGTATCCTAG